The Pseudomonas sp. HOU2 DNA window CGTGGTGCTGATCGCCTGCGTTACGGCATTGGGCGGCGGTTCGGTACGCGATGTGCTGCTCGGGCATTACCCGCTGACCTGGGTCAAGCACCCGGAATATCTGGTGCTGACTTCGGCCGCCGCAATGCTCACTGTGTTCACTGCCCGCTGGATGCGCCACCTGCGATCGCTGTTTCTGGTGCTCGATGCGGTCGGCCTGGTGGCCTTCACCCTGATCGGCTGCATGACCGCTCTGGAAATGGGCCACGGCATGCTGGTGGCCTCGGTCAGCGGTGTAATCACCGGAGTGTTCGGCGGCATCCTGCGCGACATCTTCTGCAACGACATCCCACTGATCTTCCGCCGCGAACTGTACGCCAGCGTCTCGTTCGCCGCCGCGTGGTGCTACATGCTCTGCCTGTACCTGAATGTGCCGAGCGAGCAGGCGATTCTGATCACCTTGTTCGGCGGTTTTCTGTTGCGGTTGCTGGCCATCCGTTTCCACTGGGAAATGCCCAAGTTCGTCTACAACGACGAGCATTAATGCATTCCCCTGTAGGAGCTGCCGCAGGCTGCGATCCTTTGATCTAGTCTTTTAAATATCAAAGTCAAAAGATCGTCCGATCGCGGCCCGAGCCTGCGGCAGCTCCTACAATTGACCGTGTTGTTTCAGCGCCCACTCGACGTGTTCGCGGACTAGATCGGACGGGTAATCACGGCGCGCCTTCAAGGCCTCCAGCACCGGAATGCTCGACGGCGCGTTGCCCAGCCCGACCGCCAGATTGCGCAGCCAGCGTTCGTAACCGGCGCGGCGCAGCGGCGAGCCTTCGGTGCTGCTGAGAAATTTGTCCTCGTCCCACAGGAACAGCTCGGCCAGTTCGGCGTTGTCCAGATTGTGCCGTGGCTTGAAATCGCTTTCCCCGGAGGGTCGGGCGAAACGGTTCCACGGGCAGACGATCTGACAGTCGTCGCAGCCGAACACGCGGTTGCCGATCAGCGGGCGCAGGTCTTCGGGAATGGCGTTTTTCAGCTCGATGGTCAGGTACGAGATGCAGCGTCGGGCGTCCAGCACATACGGGCCTACGAAGGCGTTGGTCGGGCAGATATCCAGACATGCCGTGCAGCGCCCGCAATGTTCGCTGCTGTGCGGTTCGTCCACCGGCAGCGGCAGATCGACAAACAGTTCGCTCAGGAAGAAATAACTGCCGGCCTTGCGGTTCAGTACCAGCGTGTTTTTGCCGATCCAGCCCAGCCCGGCCTGCTCGGCGATGGCTTTTTCCAGCACCGGGGCGCTGTCGACGAAGGCACGGAAACCGAACGGGCCGATCTCCGATTGAATCTTGTCGGCCAATTGCTGCACACGTTTACGGATCAATTTGTGGTAATCGCGGCCCAAGGCATAACGCGACACGTAGGCTTTCTCCGGTTGCGCCAGCATTTGCGCCATTTGCGTGTCGCCGGGCAGGTAGTCCATGCGCAGCGAAACCACGCGCAACGTACCCGGGACCAGTTCCTCCGGATGCGAGCGTTTGCTGCCGTGAGCGCCCATGTAATCCATTTCGCCGTGGTAGCCGGCGGCGAGCCAGCGCTCCAGGTGCTGCTCATGCTCGGCCAGGTCCAGACCGCTGATGCCGACTTGCTGGAAGCCCAGCTCGCGGCCCCAATCCTTGATCGATTGGGCGAGGGCGGGCAGATCTGTGGTGATGGCGGACATGAGGCGAGAGAAACCGGAGCTGAGGTGCGTATAATTCTGCCAGACATCGGAGCCCGAAGACGCATGCCGCACACGAAAGATCAATTACCCGACGCGCTGTATGGCGCTGCGCAGGTGCGAGCACTCGATGCGCGGCTGATCGCTGCGGGCACGCCGGGCTCCGAATTGATGCAGCGCGCCGCGCACGCGACCTGGCGCGCCTTGGTGCGGCAGTGGCCATCGGCGAACGAAATGACTGTACTTGCCGGGCATGGCAACAACGCCGGTGATGGTTTTCTGATCGCCGCACTGGCGCACCGGGCCGGTTGGGCGGTGCGGGTGCTGGCCGTCGGTGATCCGCAACGCTTGCAGGGCGACGCGGCGCAGGCTTATGCGCAGGCCATCAGCGATGGCGTCGCCGTGCAGGGCTGGGCCGTGCAAAGCGAGCTGCGCGGGGTGATTGTCGATGCCTTGCTCGGCACCGGGCTGGCCGGCGATGTCCGTGAGCCGTATGCCGCTGCGATCAAGGCGATCAAGGCGATCAATGCCAGTGGCCAGCCGGTGGTGGCGGTGGATATTCCTTCCGGACTGTCTGCCGATACCGGGCATGTCCTCGGCGTTGCGGTTCATGCCGACCTTACCGTGACCTTTATCGGCTTGAAGCTCGGCCTGTTCACCGGGGCGGCAGCGGATCAGGTCGGGGCGTTGGTGTTTAACGATCTGCAAGCCGCCGCCGACATCTACCGTGACATTCCTGTCAGCGCTCTGCGTCTCACGGCGGCTAATCTTCCACGATTGGCCCCGCGTGCGCCCGCTGCACACAAAGGACGCTTCGGGCATTTGCTGTTGATCGGCGGCGATCAGGGGTTTGGCGGGGCGATTCTGCTCAGTAGTGAAAGTGCGCTGCGTAGCGGCGCGGGCATGGTTTCGCTGGCGACCCGGCCTGAACATGTCCCGGCAGCGCTGACGCGGATGCCGGAAGTCATGGTGCTCGGCACGTCGTCGGCCAATCAGTTGATGGGGCTGCTGGAAAAGGCTTCCGTGCTGGTGGTTGGCCCGGGTCTCGGGCAGGCGAGCTGGGGCCGGGCGCTGTTGTCCGCTGCCGCCAATGCGCCGCTGCCGCAGGTATGGGACGCCGACGCGTTGAATCTGCTGGCAAGTGGTTTTGTCAGCCTGCCCAAGGATTGCGTGATCACGCCGCATCCGGGCGAAGCAGCGCGCCTGTTGGGCGTCAGTACCGCTGAGGTGCAGGCAGATCGCCCGGCCGCCGCGCGGGCATTGAGCAAAAAATACTCGGCTGTCGTCGTGCTGAAAGGCGCCGGCAGCCTGATCGCTCATCCTGATGGGCGTCTGGCGCTGTGTCATCAGGGCCATCCGGCCATGGCCACTGCTGGCCTGGGCGATGTGCTCGCGGGATTGGTCGGCGCTTTGCTGGCTCAGGGCATGGACGGCTTCGATGCCGCCTGCCTGGCAGTCTGGCTGCACGCCAATGCCGGCGCGCAACAAGGTAAATTCGGCCGTGGACTGGCGGCCAGTGATCTGATTCCAGTCATTCGTCAGTTGTTGGAGGAGCATGCACCGTGTCTGAAGTAACCCTGTACCTGGCCGATGAACAGGCCATGAGCGACTTTGGCGCACGGATCGCTCGCGTTACCCAAGGCCACGGCCTGATTTTTCTCGAAGGTAACCTGGGCATGGGCAAAACCACCCTGTCGCGGGGCATCATCCGTGGGCTGGGGCATGTCGGCGCGGTAAAAAGTCCGACCTTCACCCTGGTCGAGCCCTACGAGATCGGCGACGTGCGCGCCTTCCACTTCGACCTGTATCGCCTGGTCGATCCGGAGGAGCTGGAGTTCCTCGGCATCCGCGACTATTTCGAAGACGACGCCCTGTGCCTGATCGAGTGGCCCGATAAAGGTGCAGGCTTTTTGCCAAAGCCTGACCTGACCATTACCATTAGCCCGCAAGACAGCGGGCGTTCGCTGAAAATTTTATCCCAGGGCTCGCGTGGCGAGGCCTGGTGTGCCGCTTTGGCATTGGAATCCAATTAAATGATGGGGTTAGGTATGCGCTTTCGCGCGTTGGTGGCTGCCGTTGGACTGATGTTGATGGCAGTGACCGTCAACGCTGTGGCCGAGACAAAGGTCAACAGCGTGCGCCTGTGGCGGGCGCCGGACAACACGCGACTGGTCTTCGACCTGAGCGGCCCGGTGCAGCACAGCGTCTTCACCCTGACCGCACCGGATCGGCTGGTGATCGACATCAACGGCGCCACTCTGGGTGCGCCATTGAAGGTCTCGACCGCCAACACGCCAATCACCGCAATGCGCTCGGCCCAGCGCACGCCGACCGACCTGCGGGTGGTCATCGACCTGAAAAAAGCCGTCACCCCGAAAAGTTTCTCGCTGGCGCCGAACGCGCAATACGGCAACCGTCTGGTAGTCGATCTGTTCGACAACCCGGCCGATGCCGCGCCGCCGCCTGCCCCGACACCGTCAGTCGCCACCGTGCCAGCAGTGCCGGTAACGCCTTCGGAACCGGCGATCAAGTTGCCACCGGCCCCGGCCGGCAAGCGCGACATCATTGTGGTGATCGACGCCGGTCACGGTGGTGAAGACCCGGGTGCGTCCGGCTCGCGCGGCCAGCGTGAGAAAGACGTGGTACTGCAGATCGCCCGCGAGCTGCAGCGTCAGGTCAACGGCATGAAAGGTTTCCGCGCCGAGCTGACCCGTACCGGTGACTACTTCATCCCGTTGCGCGGCCGTACCGAAATCGCCCGCAAAAAGGGCGCCGATCTGTTCGTTTCGATCCATGCCGACGCCGCGCCGTCTGCAGCAGCTTTCGGCGCCTCGGTGTTTGCTCTGTCTGATCGCGGCGCGACATCGGAGACTGCCCGTTGGCTGGCCGACAGCGAAAACCGTTCCGACCTGATCGGTGGTGCCGGCAACGTCAGCCTCGACGACAAGGACCGCATGCTGGCCGGCGTGCTGCTCGACCTGTCGATGACCGCCTCGCTGACCTCCAGCCTCAACGTCGGCCAGAAAGTCCTGACCAACATTGG harbors:
- a CDS encoding trimeric intracellular cation channel family protein, giving the protein MLLMLYLIAITAEAMTGALSAGRRGMDWFGVVLIACVTALGGGSVRDVLLGHYPLTWVKHPEYLVLTSAAAMLTVFTARWMRHLRSLFLVLDAVGLVAFTLIGCMTALEMGHGMLVASVSGVITGVFGGILRDIFCNDIPLIFRRELYASVSFAAAWCYMLCLYLNVPSEQAILITLFGGFLLRLLAIRFHWEMPKFVYNDEH
- the queG gene encoding tRNA epoxyqueuosine(34) reductase QueG, whose translation is MSAITTDLPALAQSIKDWGRELGFQQVGISGLDLAEHEQHLERWLAAGYHGEMDYMGAHGSKRSHPEELVPGTLRVVSLRMDYLPGDTQMAQMLAQPEKAYVSRYALGRDYHKLIRKRVQQLADKIQSEIGPFGFRAFVDSAPVLEKAIAEQAGLGWIGKNTLVLNRKAGSYFFLSELFVDLPLPVDEPHSSEHCGRCTACLDICPTNAFVGPYVLDARRCISYLTIELKNAIPEDLRPLIGNRVFGCDDCQIVCPWNRFARPSGESDFKPRHNLDNAELAELFLWDEDKFLSSTEGSPLRRAGYERWLRNLAVGLGNAPSSIPVLEALKARRDYPSDLVREHVEWALKQHGQL
- a CDS encoding NAD(P)H-hydrate dehydratase, coding for MPHTKDQLPDALYGAAQVRALDARLIAAGTPGSELMQRAAHATWRALVRQWPSANEMTVLAGHGNNAGDGFLIAALAHRAGWAVRVLAVGDPQRLQGDAAQAYAQAISDGVAVQGWAVQSELRGVIVDALLGTGLAGDVREPYAAAIKAIKAINASGQPVVAVDIPSGLSADTGHVLGVAVHADLTVTFIGLKLGLFTGAAADQVGALVFNDLQAAADIYRDIPVSALRLTAANLPRLAPRAPAAHKGRFGHLLLIGGDQGFGGAILLSSESALRSGAGMVSLATRPEHVPAALTRMPEVMVLGTSSANQLMGLLEKASVLVVGPGLGQASWGRALLSAAANAPLPQVWDADALNLLASGFVSLPKDCVITPHPGEAARLLGVSTAEVQADRPAAARALSKKYSAVVVLKGAGSLIAHPDGRLALCHQGHPAMATAGLGDVLAGLVGALLAQGMDGFDAACLAVWLHANAGAQQGKFGRGLAASDLIPVIRQLLEEHAPCLK
- the tsaE gene encoding tRNA (adenosine(37)-N6)-threonylcarbamoyltransferase complex ATPase subunit type 1 TsaE, which encodes MSEVTLYLADEQAMSDFGARIARVTQGHGLIFLEGNLGMGKTTLSRGIIRGLGHVGAVKSPTFTLVEPYEIGDVRAFHFDLYRLVDPEELEFLGIRDYFEDDALCLIEWPDKGAGFLPKPDLTITISPQDSGRSLKILSQGSRGEAWCAALALESN
- a CDS encoding N-acetylmuramoyl-L-alanine amidase; this encodes MGLGMRFRALVAAVGLMLMAVTVNAVAETKVNSVRLWRAPDNTRLVFDLSGPVQHSVFTLTAPDRLVIDINGATLGAPLKVSTANTPITAMRSAQRTPTDLRVVIDLKKAVTPKSFSLAPNAQYGNRLVVDLFDNPADAAPPPAPTPSVATVPAVPVTPSEPAIKLPPAPAGKRDIIVVIDAGHGGEDPGASGSRGQREKDVVLQIARELQRQVNGMKGFRAELTRTGDYFIPLRGRTEIARKKGADLFVSIHADAAPSAAAFGASVFALSDRGATSETARWLADSENRSDLIGGAGNVSLDDKDRMLAGVLLDLSMTASLTSSLNVGQKVLTNIGRVTPLHKQRVEQAGFMVLKSPDIPSILVETGFISNANEANKLSASSHQQALARSISSGVRQFFQQNPPPGTYIAWLRDSGKIAQGPRDHRVSPGETLAMIAVRYQVSPATLRSANNLSSDELKIGQHLTIPGTELASKE